A single window of Dermacentor albipictus isolate Rhodes 1998 colony chromosome 1, USDA_Dalb.pri_finalv2, whole genome shotgun sequence DNA harbors:
- the LOC135906200 gene encoding kinesin-like protein KIF2B, with the protein MSELGPPQEDALRPGLNVDIRRTDGRVHPAVVSAVRSRLVTVEWFENGQTKGKDVDRQTLVALNPALARASPHLASHRKDSAASIGGTPVLHRKATAASLPCAPVLKEDNNDLCNELTRELERAAQLSLALSKKQAAEAGAQHQQNQHRQQQVVEQEEAEAVADLLRRYRAVVDVSDLWMTTDVRLLTRMLSTRALEDDTWLRELEDLVSVKMELLSNLRDAVNKLRKIKDSTRNFAREADGNGRR; encoded by the exons ATGTCCGAGCTAGGACCGCCGCAGGAGGACGCCCTGCGGCCAGGGCTGAACGTGGACATCCGCCGCACCGACGGCCGCGTCCACCCTGCTGTCGTGAGCGCGGTGCGCTCTCGCCTTGTCACCGTCGAGTGGTTTGAAAATGGCCAGACCAAAGGCAAGGACGTGGACCGCCAGACGCTGGTGGCCCTCAATCCGGCGCTGGCCAGGGCCTCTCCACACCTGGCGTCTCACCGCAAAGACTCGGCCGCTTCGATCGGCGGCACGCCCGTGCTGCACCGCAAGGCCACGGCGGCCTCCCTGCCTTGCGCC CCGGTGCTCAAGGAGGACAACAACGATCTCTGCAACGAGCTGACCCGCGAGCTCGAACGCGCCGCACAGCTGAGCCTGGCGCTCAGCAAGAAACAGGCAGCTGAAGCTGGGGCGCAGCACCAACAGAACCAACATCGGCAGCAGCAGGTGGTGGAGCAGGAGGAAGCCGAGGCCGTGGCCGATCTGCTGCGGCGATATCGCGCCGTTGTGGACGTCAGCGACCTGTGGATGACCACGGACGTTCGGTTGCTCACACGCATGCTCAGCACACGCGCTCTCGAGGACGACACGTGGTTGCGCGAGCTCGAGGATTTGGTGAGCGTCAAGATGGAGCTGCTGTCCAACTTACGCGATGCTGTTAACAAGCTGCGCAAGATCAAAGACAGCACGCGCAACTTCGCCCGCGAAGCCGACGGTAATGGGAGACGTTGA